The Candidatus Woesearchaeota archaeon DNA segment GAGAAAAAATCCTCAACCAAGATTTTTCCTAAATTTCTCCGCATGCTCCAGAAAAACTTCGTATGTCATAACGTTAAATGCAATTCACCGTTCCCCTGGAGAACAGGAAGACTTACGAATTTCTTAATTTATAATAAATTGTTATGGCAGAAGCAGAAAAAACGACCATGGGGGCTACCAACGATAACAACAAGAACACAAACGACCAATAAACGCCCTACCTTCTGAAAAGCTTCACCCACCACCGATTCACGACCAGCTGAAGGCGTTCAAGAAAGCTTACGTTCACCGGCGCGATGTTGAATGAGCTCGTCTGCACGTATGTTTTGCCGAGATCGTCCTTGAATGAAACGCGAATCAAGAATGTGCTGTTTTTCAAGCTCAAGGAGCTTCCTGGGATGCGAAGACGAAATCGTTTCGGTCCGTCGAGCTGATTGAGTTCCCACGCCTCATTCACCGTGTCATGAACAACCTCAACGCGAACGTGCTTGGGGACAGAGAGCGAGAGCGGCGAGAGAAGAAACGAAATCTCCCCCACATCGTCAAAACCAAGCCCGTCAGGGTGAACAACATCCTCAATGGAGACGCGCGCTTCATCAAGAATGCGGAAGCGAACCAATTGGCTCTTGCTCATCTGCGCGTTGTACGCTCGAAGCACGACGGTCTTAATGCCCGGGCTTGAAAATCTTGTCTGAAATGAGACCTGCAAAGACTCCCCCGCGCCGATGCGTGCACGCTGGCACTCATCCTCTAAGCATATCCGAACAAACGAGAGGTCTTCATCCCCTTTGTTTTCAACAATGCAAGAGACACTCATGTTCTGCAATACATACCCGACCTCCTCCTTTCCTTTGCACGTGAAGGCAACAAACTGAGAGTACGGCTTGACCTTCGCCTCCTGCGTTGTCAGGAGCAAATCGTCAAAAACCCTCCGCGAAAGCACCTCGCCGTCAGCGCGTGCCTTGAGTTTGAGCTGCGCTCTATTTGAAATTGGGGATCGAATTTCAATAGGGAACGTGTAGAGATATCCTTTCTTGAGGTTTGGCTTCACGCGAAGCAGCCATTGCACCGTCTTCTCCTCGAATGGAGCGAGCAAAACACTTTTCTTAAAATCATCTTCAACGTCCAACCCTTCCGTTCTTGACAAGAACACTTGCGTGCTGGCGTAGTGGTCGTGGTTATTCTTCAAGTGCAACGTCAAAAGATTGTACGAGCCAAAACCAACACTGTCCTTGAAAAGCGAAGCGCTCAACGACACGAAAGGAACAATCAATTCACTGCTCTTCACCGGCACGACGTCAATGTCCAGTTCTCCAGGAACCATCTCAACGTTCCTTCCTTTGCTCACGTATTCAACGGCGTTCTCCGACGCATCAACACTCTCCTTGAGCTTCACATGCGTCGCGTCCAAGTACCCGTACTCCCCATACGTCACGTCAAACGGAACCCACCCGACACCAGGAAAGTACACTTCAGCCCACCCGTGCGGCCCCCACGGCTCGTCGAACTCCTCCAAATCCGTAAAGCTCACGCCAGAGACGAACTTTGCAGGAATGCCAAGCGCCCGATTCAAGCTAATAAACAAACTTGTTAACTCGTCACACACGCCCCGTCGATTCTCGAGCACCCACGAACTCGGCAAGGAGGCCTTCGCCGTTGACGTGGACAGGTCATACTCAATGTGTCTTGTCGTCCAGTCAGCCAAGGCAAACACGACCTCAAATAAATCATCCTTTCCTTCTGCGAGGGAAAACGCGAGCTCAGCAATCTCAGGCGTCACGTCACTAATTCCAGACGGTTCAAGATATTTTTGCAAAGAAGGGTCGATCTCGCGAAGCGGAAAAGAAACGCTTTCACGAACCGGCAAGAAAGCAAACTTTGTGCGAACTCTTGCGTACTCGCGAAAAGGCAACACCCCCGGCGAAGGTTGCTCCCACGAAAAAACAACACGCCCATCCTCAACGACGCCTTCCGGAACCGTTTCGAACAAGAGCACCTCCTGCCGATAGGAATCAGCGGCCACCCACGACAAAGCCGCCTCAACACTACTCACGGAAGGAGAACTCCCTTTCGGGACGAGGGAGACATTACTCTGCACAACAACGTCAAGCTCAAGCGATTCAAAATCCAAGTACGTCCTTCCAGACGCGACAGGAAGCGCTAAGACAACAAGGAAACAAACAAGAACTGAGAAGACGTAGACAAACTGCTTCATGTCACTCACCTACTCTCAACCATATTTAAAAATTATCCTTTTTTTTCGCAGAGAAATACTTATAAACCCTCTGCGGCTTGCTCTCGCGTTGCCCACCCGGCCTTTGTCGCCTCTGCCGCGGTCGCATAGCCTGGTATTGCGCAGGATTGCTATCGGCCCTGGGTCGTGCTATAGCACACCACCAATACCGCAAAGATCCTGTCCCGCTTGGGATCGTGGGTTCAAATCCCACCCGCGGCGTACCTTTTTTTTCTTTTCACGCGTTTTTTTCGCGTATGCTTCTCAGAAGACGAAACCGTGCACCGCGTTTAGTACGTAGTGAAGGGGCGCACTCACGCTTAGCTCTTGTTTGTGGTCTCCTGCTCCGGCAGGTCAATATCGTGAACGAGCACGACACGAAACGACCTCCCTACGCGTTCGCGCTGCACGATGCCTTTGCGCTCCAAGCTGGAGACGACGCCTGAAACTTTTGACTTCGACCATGAAAGCAGTTTGCAAAGCTCCTTTTGCATCAGCGGCGGAGTGTTTTTTGTCTTCAACAACGCCCGCGCCTTCGCTCTCTGTTGCTTGAGAACCCTCACCACAGCCTTCTCGTCCGGAGAGAACACAGTGTGGGGTATCACAACGGTCTTCGTAGCACGTCTGACACGTTCTGCATCCTTGCTTTTTTTGGAAAACACAAAAAACAATAAAGCCGCCACAACGAAAACGAAAAAGAGGGCAAGCACTCCAGCGACCAGGCCCGGCCAAGAAGAAGGGGCGGTTCTTTTCTCAAGCCAAACAAGATACGCCTTCGGGAACTCAGGCTCGCGCTCAGACCACGTAACAAAAATCCTTTGGCCATCACTCCCAACAGCGCCCTGCGGAACAATGGAAACACCCTCACCTCCGCGAATCAAACTTCCTTTCGGCAGTAAAACTGTATACTGGAACACGCGCGGAGAGGGAAATGAAATAATTCGTGAAAAAACCAAAGCATCCTTCTCTTCTTTCACCACGCTGCGCAGCGTGTAGGAAACCATGATGTAGCACGTCGAGCAATTCAAAGGCACGGTGTACACGCCAAACTCGCTTGTGCTTTCTTCGCCATTAATGCGCACCTCCTCAGCGCCGGCAGGAAGCCCTAAGGTAACCTCGTCGCTACTCACATTAATCAACTTCAGCACCAGCTTCTCTCGAACATCACCGTCCGCTCCGAGATCATCTTCGATAGTAATCTCTTCAATAATGCCCCCTGCAAAGGAAGACGTTGACTTGTTCTCCACCGCGCCTACATTATTGAGAAGCAGCAAAGTAAGAAAAAGAAGTACAACAACAAAACAGCTCTTGCAAGGTTCTGAACGTTTATTCATGAAAATTTACCTGTTTCAGGCGTGAAGAGGGAGAAACGACTTCGCCTCCCTGATAACGATTTCAATGGTTTGCAGAGATATTATAAATACCTGTCGCTTCGTTCAAAGGGCCAGGTGATACCATGAAAAAACTGTTAGTATTGGCCATTTTGGCAATGCTCGTTATCGCTTTGCTGCCAGCAGCGATGGCGAAGAGCGGCAAAGGAAGTGATGGCGACGAGAGAGGAGATGACCGAAGCGACTACGAACGCGAAGATAAAGACAACTTCGCTGAAAATGTCGATAGTGATGACCGCCAAGAAGAAGACAGTGATGAACGGGAAGCAGAGGATGAAGACAACTCCGGCAAAGGATCATCGGATGACGATAGAGACTCTGATGAAGACTCTGATGAAGACGAAGCAAGAGAGGACGAAGACCAGGATCGTCAGGACAGAAGCGAGATTGACGACTCAGGCAGGAACTCCACCAACGACGTATCGTCCAGTGACACATCCTCTCAAAACAATGCAAGCGATGATGGAAACCGAACCGGCCAGGATGATTCTGACTTCAGAAGAGGTGAAGTAGGAGAGATTATTGACTCGAACACGCCCATCACCAAAGAAGAAGCAATAGCCATCGCTCTTCAAGTAGCACCAGGCACTGTTCGGGAAGTCGAGCAAGAGATTGAAGAAGGCATACTGGAATGGAAGGTTCGAGTCATGCAAGAAGACGGAACAAGGGTTGACGTTCGCATCAACGCAGAAACAGGAGAACTTAGACGAGTCAAGGCAAGGAACGAAGGAGAAAAAACAGAATTCAGAAGCCCCGGCCAAGACGAGCAGGACAGCGTAGTTGAGACAGTCATTGACGAAAACACCCCTATCACGTCAATGGAGGCCATGCGGATCGCCCTCGATGAGTACCCGGGCTTCGTAGAGCGCGTTGAACAAAGCATGGAGGACGAAGGCCTTGTTTGGAAGGTCCGCGTCATCCAGAGCGATTCGCTCAGGGTTGACGTTCGAGTCAACGCGCAAACAGGAGCAATCGTGCGTGTTGACACGAAAGAAGTGGAGAAGATTGACTTGAGCCAAGACTTCAACGACTCGAAGCTTGAAGACAACACAACCAACGTGACCAACGATGAAGAAATCAGAAAGGAGCTTCAAGAGCTTCGGCAAGAAGTATCGCTTCTTCGAAGCCTCGTGCGAGCAATCTTGAACTTCTTCTCGATTGGAAGCTAAAAACCGTTCTTTTTTTCTTTTTTTTTTCTCCTTGCTATGTGTATGCCTGTGTTTCAGTGTTTACGCCCTTCTTCTTAACCATGTGAGGAACACCGCACTGCCGACGATCGAACCCAAAAAGTTTGCGATAAGGTCCAACGCGGTGTTCACATACCCTCCCGGGCCAGGACTATTGAACAAGACAACCGGCAGGAACTCAACAATCTCATTCAGTGCTCCAATGCCCGTGCTTGCCAAGACGAGAATGAACGCGACAGTAAACCAGTGCGCATCTTTGGCGACGACCCGCTGGACGACACTGCCCAAGAGCAGCGCTATAACGACGTAACAATAAAAGTGCACAAACTGATCGTAGCGAAGAATGCTGTATGGTTCGCCAACCAATCGAATGAGCACAAAATCATACACCCGCGTCTGCCCAATCTTCCCCAAACCACCGACAATG contains these protein-coding regions:
- a CDS encoding DUF2238 domain-containing protein, with product MRVAFVVNYVLAVLLGLLSIIVGKSEFLIYAGVLLFVAVLLHVSDRFASFHPVALWGFSVWAVLHIVGGLGKIGQTRVYDFVLIRLVGEPYSILRYDQFVHFYCYVVIALLLGSVVQRVVAKDAHWFTVAFILVLASTGIGALNEIVEFLPVVLFNSPGPGGYVNTALDLIANFLGSIVGSAVFLTWLRRRA